TGGAGCAACCGCCACGCTTATCATGCCCAGTTCATTGACACAACGCTGCATCTCAGCGACTGCTGCGTCCACATCCTGTAGTGGAAGAACGCCAATTGGCTTGAGGCGATTGTCATATCCCCGGCAGTCTTCAGCAATATAGTTGTTATAGGCGCGGCAAAGTGCAATTGCGAAATCTTTATCTAGGAGGCTTGAGAAGATCAAGTTTAATGTGCCGTAAATTACTTGAACATCAATACCTTCTTGGTTCATATGTTCAATTCGCACTTTATTGAACATTGCACCTAATGTCGTATCTGGATGCAAGTTGCGAAAGCCACCTTTACCCAAACCTTGAGGCTGAGGGAACATACGCTGGTAATCGTTTTTACCTGTTGCTGGATTAAAGTCTACAATTCTTGCCCGTTGATCCCCCAATTTATCTATCACAAGACCGATGCGATCGCGATACTCCGGTTCCAGATAATCCCGCATAACTAGGGGATTTTCTAGCTTATGGGCATCTGCATCAATTACCGCTAGACCTTGATACATGAACGACTCCTTATCACCAGTTGCTTGCGAGTATTAGGCTGTTTTTTGTGTAAAGTATTTCCAGAGTTGGCGTAGACCAAACCAGTTCTCGAAAGACCATGATAGTGAGACCAGGATGGTGATACCGGGATACTTAACAAAAGCGGGATGATTTTTCTCAAAAACCGCATGCCCACCCAAAGCAAAAACTTGAGTAAGCACCAGACAAACAATTGTCAGTCGCCAATCGTAGAACAAAAAGACGACTGCTGCAATTGCCAGCAGGTTTGTTAAGTGATGCAAAAACTGGTTAATGGGATGTTGATGACTTGCAACAAAGTGGGCTTTTGCCTCGTGGAAATAATTCAAATTTTTTTTCCTCACTGTTACCACCAGCGCATCTGTAAATAACCCCGTTCTGGTTGGTTGAGTTCTTCTGCTGTCAACCATTCCACTCTTTTGTAAGTCCCAAAAATATGGTCCCACCAATCCACTGCTAGACCAAAGTTATGATGCCACATACCATATTTATGATGTACGTAATGCACTGGCATCTTCATCCAGAAGCACTTAGTTGGGTTTTCATGTTGGAGTTGATGGGCATAAGCTGAAAATGCAGCATAAACGAGCGCGCCCAAAAACCAACCGATTCCAGCTTGCCAAGAGTGGAAAAACATCAAAAACATCACCACAGCGCTGCCTTTGATATAGTCCCGAAACTCCCACACAACTCCTTGTCCTTCATTACGGCGATGGTGATCGCGATGACGTTCGCCGAACCGAGGCGAGACGTGCATCAATCGATGTATCCAATATTCAACCAAACTTGCTAAGACAAATGCCATGACAAAACAAGCGATTCCCACCCCCAGGTCGAAGGCTGGGCTTGTAGAAAGCTTCTCCAACTCGGTCATCGACGTTCTTTCCTCACACTTTCTATTGCCTATTTTATAACCTGTGAGAAATTTTGCTGAATTTTTGTTTGCTGACGGTGTTACGCTGTACAACCTGGACAAACAGGGCATACGCGATAAATTTGGATGAGGGTATGGCACGAATGCGAGAGTGGTTGCTCAAAAATCATATTTGATGTCAATCCTCATTGGTAAGGATTTCAGGCATATTTACATTTTGTAATGTAATTCTGTTGATTTCCGCCTAGCTACTTATTGTCAGGTTCTCGATTGACCATTCGGTAGCGATCGTACCTTCTAATTGCCATAACCAAACTCAATTTCATCCGCGTAAAAGCTTCTACCAAACTACCTATTTCATCATTCGAGACTTTCTCAAACTCAACATCAAAATTACCAATACTGACAGATTCTGTTACCCGAACAACTTGTTTAATAGGTTTCACAACATAACGTTTGAGCCAAAAGTTAGCTATATATATCGCACTGGCAAAAATCAGAGTGACAATTCCCATAACTAAAACTAGAGACTGCCGAGCTTTTTGCAAAACTTCACTGGCTGGAATCGAAACAATTTGAGCACCATTTACCATATTTAATTTCCAACCAAATCCATGGCGATCGCCATACACATCAATCATAGTTTTAGGAGCAACATCAGGTGTGCTGTGACACCTCAAGCAACTAGATTCAGTTATAGATATAGGGAGAGCAATGTAAAAAAAGTTTTTTCCCAAAAGAGAACGAAATCCTGACAAGTTTTTGAGATTTTTATTTTTTTGAAATTTTTTAACAATTGTTGTTTCCAAATTATCAGCTTTATCTCGAATATTTGTAGGATTCAGCATTGCTTCCTTATAAATAAAGTCTTTGAATTTCTCATTTTTCTTTTGTAAATCTTCCAAGACTTTTCGTGAAGAATAAGCTGGAATAGCCTGCTGTAAAAACTCATTATTGTCTAAACGAGTTTGTAATTGAGGAACAACTTCATTAGTCGTATAAGAGCGGACAGAGTTTATAGTCTGAAGCAGTAACCATGCACTTGAGCTAATTTCATCTTGAGTTTTGTAATTTAGAACACTAGCTAAAGCTATTCCACTTAGGGCAATTCCTTCAATAAATATAAGGAGCAGGAGCACAGTCAGTTTTTTAGCTAAAGTTAAATTATTAAAAATTAATAAGATTCTTCTTAGAATATACATAGAAGTTATTTGTCATTGGTCATTGGTCATTTGTCAAAAGAAATATAAGTAGCTATCATGAACTGCGTATACCAGAACGTAGAAAAATGGGCAAGGGTAAGGGACAATAGGCAATAACCCACAAAAATTGCATGAAAATTTTCTTACCCCTACTCCCTACTCCCTACTCCCTACTCCCTACTCCCTATTTTCAACCTATGTAATGCTCACCTTTTCTGACAAACTCAGGTTTTTGTGTTGTTCTTACCAGGAAAGAATTCAGCACTATGAATGTGATAATGGCAAAAATAGCGCTAGCATATAAGGCTCCTTGAATTCCGACAAATCCAAAGGCAATGCCTACTAAAGCAGGACCAAGCGCCCTTCCCAAAGATTGGAAAGTAACATTCATAGCCATAAACCCAGCACGATTGTCCTCTGGCGCAAGGCGTGCAAATACTGTTTGGATAGATGGTAGCCCAATACCAAAACCCGCACCAAATATTAGAACAGGGATAAACAGCAGCCACACATTGCTCATTAAAGGAGCAATCAATAGCGCTAAAGCACAAATCACGAAAGAGATTTTGATAAGTGTGACTTCAGAGAACTTCTGAGCAAACCATCCTAATTGAGAAGCAAATAAAGCAAGAGTCAGTTCCATACTAGCAAGAAGCATACCAATGACTGCACCAGATGCACCGAGAGTATTTGCTGCTAGAAGTGGGATACAAATAAAACAAGAACCAACTTCCAAGATGAATAAAGAAAGTACCGCAAACAATAGCGCCAATACAGAACGATTGTTAATGCTCTTCCAAGTACTTCTTACATAAGCTTTGAGATTGAAATCTTCAACAGACCTTTGGCTTTGAGATTTTGGTAGTTTTAGCTTTGTCAACGCTAACAACGCAATTGGAAGAGCAAGAAGTGAGAGTAAAAATGGATATTGCCAACTTAGTTGTGCTAATGCACCACCAACGAGAGGATAAACTGTTGCACTAATGCCAATCATGCTGGCGTTAAATGCCATAGCTGCAGTCAGCATCTTCCCGGAGTAAATATCAGCAACTACAGTGAGAGATAAAGACTCCAAACTGGCTGCACCAACGCCTTGCAAAAATCTCCACTCTAATAGACTGCGAAAATCGCGTGCAAAAGCACTTAAAATTCCGCCAAGTGCAAACAGCAGTAAAGAAGGAATGAGAATTTTCTTTCTGCCAATACGGTCAGCCAAAACCCCGAATATTGGAGTTCCAATTGCAATTGGTATCAAAAAGCTTGCCATAACCAATCCAATTTGTTCATTTGGAACTTTAAAAGCTTCCCCAATGGCTGGTAGTGCTGGGTTGATAGCCATCACACCCATAACTGATATCAGTGTTATACTGATGATAATATAAAGATTGTTATCTTTGTAGATGGGATTTGATTTATCTTGTTGAAATTTCATAATGGTTAGTGGTTATTTGTTAGTGCTTTTAAGTGAATGTTATCTATATTTAACTACCATCTAGAATTGAGGCATTTTCGGAAACAAAGTAGCTCTATTGCTTGAGTACAGACTTTTTCTGACCTTTTCTGTCTTTTGATGACTCTTGTATCAAATTACTTTCTACAAGATTCCCGACTTCTTCAAGAAGTCGGGAATCTACTAGAAATCTATACAGTGTGAAGAATGTTAATTATTCATTGTTAGTCTGACATTAGTAATTACCAACTAACCACTAACCACTAACCACTAACAAATTAAGCAATTTGAAATCTAAAAGAAACTGCATCTCGTCTACCGATGCTGAAGGTCAAACCGGGCTTTAACTTATACCAAATTCCAGGTAATAGAGGATATCTGTTAATATAAGTTCCATTAGAACTACCCATATCCTGAATGTAGTACTCTCCCCCCTCAAACTTAATTTCCGCATGAATCCGAGAAACAATATCAGAATTGGGTAATGTAGACAAATCGATATCAGGAAAACTGCGTTTGTTGGGTTTTCCTATCCGAATAAGAGAAAATGTTTCCGGTAATTCAATAACTTTATTGCTTTGAACATGGAATAATCTGGCAACAGGTTTTTCTGCAACTGTAGGAACTTCAACAAAGCTTTCTTCAAGACTGACTTGTTCTGCATTAACAAAGCTGAGAGCAACTGTAGGACTGTCTGGATAGAGGCTGGGACTTGGTTTTTTAGTTGTTAAAAGAACATTGAAAATGACTAATGCGATTAATGAAATAAAAGCACTAGTTGCAAAGACCGCTCGCGTTCCCAAAATCATATCAACAATGCTTCCAAGCAAAGGACCGAGTGTTTGTCCCCAGGATTGAACTGTTGAATTTACTGCCATAAAACCGGCTCGTGATTCCTGTGCAGCAAGCCCTGCTAACAACGCTTGCGTGGATGGAAACGAAAGACCTTGGGCTGCACCAATTAAAACAATCGGGATAAATAGTAGCCAAACGTTATGAACAAAGGGAATAATGAGGAATGCTATGGCAGCAAGAATAAAAGAAAACTTGATCAGCTTAATTTCGGAAAATTTCTGTGTAAGTCGTCCTAGTTGAGAAGCAACAACAGCAACAGCAATCGATATAGCAGCCAGTAGAAAACCATTAAAAGCTTCAGAAGCACCTAACTCATTTCCTGCCAAAAGTGGAATGTAGGTTAAGCAAGCTCCTACTTGCAGCATGAATTGTACCATCACTGCAAACATCAGACCCAAAACCTGGCGGTTGTTAATGCTACTCCAGGTATTTTGGAGATAAGGTTTTAGTCGAAAATTTTGGGCGTTAGTTTGTTGCTTTGGTAGCTTGAGCGTGAATAACACCAACAGCGCAATCGGAATGGCAAGCAACGATACTATAAATGGATACCGCCAGCTAAAACCAGCTAAGATTCCACCAATCAGAGGAAAAAGTGCAGAACTAATGCCGATCAATCCAGCATTAAATGCCATAACAGTGCCTAACTGTCTTCCTCTGTAGAGATCGCCAATTATGGTCAGTTGTAAAGATTCTAAGCTCGCCGTACCAATACCTTGTAAAAGTCTCCATTCTAAAAGGCTGCGAAAGCTTTGGGCAAAACCACTTAAAGTTCCGCCAAGAGCAAACACTAGCAAAGAAGGTACTAAGATTTGCTTTCTACCAAAAGTATCAGCTAAAATTCCAAATATTGGAGTTACAATGGCACCAGGAAATTGAAAAAGTGTTGCCACCAATGATACCTGTTCGCTTGAAACACTGAAAACTTTTGATATGGTTGGCAGTGCTGGATTAAAAACTGTCCCCCCTAGAATGGCGATAAGTGTTATGGCATTAATAATGTAAAAATTTTTATCCTGGTGTATGTTAGTAGCAGGTCTATGTTTGGTTGAACTGGTAGAAGAACTCATCTGTTTTCTTCCTTAATTTACGATTATTTTCTGAATGATTTGAGTTTGCAGAGCTACAAAAAACAGTATTTTTACCAAGTCGCTTTCATCAAATTTGACAATTTGAATATGTTTATTATAAAGAATTAAGTTCCCATACACATCTAAAAAATGTCTTGAATTTTACATTCAAAAAATATGTATATTGAGTGTCAATATGGCTCACAGAAGGTGGAACAGAAACCCGGTTTCAAGGGAGAAACCGGGTTTCTCGCAGCGCGAACAATTCTTAAAAATCTAAAATGGTCTAAACCACATCCCATTCCACGTAGAGTTGTGCGTAACCACGGTTAAGCAATGCAGGGATATGAGTTGGTTGTTGGTTCGGACGAAGTCGGAGATTTGGTAGACGCGAAGACAATACTTCTAGAGCAATCCGTCCTTCCCGACGGGCTAAATGAGAGCCAGTACAGTGATGAACTCCATGACTAAATGCAAGATGGTTAACAGCTGTCTCTTTGAAACGTTCAATGTTGAAGCGATCGCCATCAGGATACTGTTTTTCATCATGGTTGGCGGAACCATAGAGCACAAGGATGCGCGTGTCCTTAGGTAGTGTAACTCCAGCTAAGGAAACCTCTTGTGTGGTAAGGCGAATCATGGATGCAGCAGGAGTATCGTACCTCAGTACCTCTTCTAGAGCAATAGGAATCAGCGATGGCTCATCACTGAGGCTTTGCCATAACTTAGGTTGTTCCAGTAAAAGTTTTAAAGCTTTCCCAATTAAATTAGCAGTCGTTTTATGTCCCGCTAAAATCATCTCACACAAAAGCAGCACAATCTCTGGCACACTGAGGTCACTAGTTAAAATCTCGCTAATCATGTCACCTTTAGGCGCAATTCGTCGTTCTTCGACTAGATCTGCCATAAAGAGCTGTAAAGCAACATAACTGTGAGCGCACTCAATTTGTCGTTCTGGCGTTAACACTGTAGAGAACAAAGCTGTAATTTCACTACCCCAATGCTTAACTTCTGCCATCTTCTCTAGTGGGACACCATACATATTGAAGATGACTTCAAGAGGTAAAGGATAAGCAAATTTTGATAAGATTTCTACCTGACCATCATTGATAAAATCGTCTACTAACCTGTTAGCGATCGCACGAAGGTCGTCTTCCATCACGACCAGTTTCTCTGGAGCGAAAGCTTTCACAAAAGGAGCACGCAATCGCTTGTGTTGTTCGCCATCGCTCCCAATCAGAGAAACAACAGGAAATCCTTGGCGTAACACTTCAATTGTCTCAGGAGCAAATTCGCCAACGGACTGGAGACTTTGTGCAGAAGAAAACCGTACTGGATCTCTTAGTACAGTTAAGATATCTTCATAACGAGTGATAACGTAGGCATTTAATAATGAACTGAAAAATATTGGTTCTTCGTTTCTTGCACGCTTATAGAATGGATAAGGGTCATCAAGTAATGGGTTAACAAATGGTTGGAACTCTTTTCCGAGATGAGGACAAGTTTTTGACTGTTTTTCTATACTTTTGTCCTCACTAAAATTTTTATCTTGTTGTTGACCGATCGATTGATGCTGTTCTGGTAGATTATTAATGTTGTCCATTTTTCCAAACTCTTAAATTTACAAAAAATCTCAAAATAAATACTGCCACAAACGATGGAGCAACTTTTTGCATCATCTATATCTAATTACAATTAAGACTAAGGCTGTTTCGCAAACAAATTCCCTCTAGGACTAGGGTTCAGACTTTTTATGACTTTTTCTGTCTTTTGATGACCGAACTAGGGAATTTCCAGGAAATAAATTATGCCATATTGTGGGACGGGCGTCCCCACCCATCTTCTCTGAGTGGCGGGCGTCTTCTCTGAGTGGCGGGCGTCTTCTCTGAGTGGCGGGCGAGGACGCCCGCACCACAAGAAATTTTGGGGGGCAAAAAACCCAATTTCTCTCTACAGTCAAGCTTGATATCTCGTAGGCTCAACTCGAAGAAACCGGGTTTTTGGGACTAATGTACTAATTCTCTAGCTTTCCTCATTCTTACTCCTGATAGTAAATAGAGAAAGGGTTACCTTCTGGGTCAAAACCATCTGCTACTTTTAAACCAGGTCTGCGGGAACGAATTTCAGTTAATTTTGCACCACGCTCAGTCAACATCTTGTGAGCAGTTTCCATGTCATTAACGCTAAATGCAAGCTTTGGTCGATCCTGACCGAGTTGCTTATCTTTGTCTAAATGGAGTACTAGACTGCATTCTCCTGTTGCAAACTCCACCCAGATGACATTGTCGTAGTTATCTACATTAGTCGGGTCTATAACTGTCAAATTCAGTACATCACGGTAAAAGCATGCTTGGGTATTCATATCTCTTACATAGATGATAGCTTTTGTCAAGCCTTTTATAATACTCATTTGATTAATTCCTTGGTTGTAAAAACTAAAAATTACGGTTATCCCATTCCACTTCAAGACGTGTAAAACCACGGAGTATCATTGTTGGCACGTGGGTGAATTTTTGGTTTGGGCGAAGTCGCAGATTTGGCAATCTCGAAGACAAGATTTCCAGAGCGATTCGTGCTTCCCGACGAGCTAAGTTTGAACCAATACAGTGATGGACTCCGTGACCAAATGCGAAATGGTTAGCTTGTGCTTGTTTAAAACGTTCAATCTCAAAGCGATCGCTATCACTATACTTAGTTTCATCGCGGTTAGCGGAAGCATACATCAATTAGACGTGAGTTCGACGAAGTCAAAGCAAACCTCACCCCAAACCCCTCTCCTACGAGGAGAGGGGCTTCAAACCTTGATTATCGCGTTGCTCCTCCCTCTCCTAAAAGGAGAGGGAGGTTGGGAGGGTGAGGTCTGTCGAAGTCTCGTTATTTAACACTCCGTCTAAACGCAACTGGTAGATTGTTAGGACCATGGAAAATGATGTTGTTTGCCCAATCAACTGTCTCATTCACCAAACGAAGTTCAGGTAAACGATTAAGAAGCACATTCAGCGCGATTTGACCTTCAGCACGAGCAAGAGTTGAACCAAGGCAATAATGGATACCGCCACCGAAACTGCTATGCTTGTTATCTTGACGCTGTATATCAAAAACCTCAGGGTTCTTGAAATGAGCCGGATCGCGATTAGCAGAACCAAGCATTAATCCCACACTATCACCACGCTTAATCGACTTACCACCCAATTCCATATCTGCATATGCCCAACGCGTAATCATTTGAATGGGAGTGTCATAGCGTAAGATTTCTTCAATCGCTGCAGGAGTGAATTCAGGATGAGAACGCAACAGCGTATATGCTTCGGGATTACGCAGCAACGCCAGTGTTCCCTTAGCTATCAGGTTGACTGTCGTTTCATGACCTGCAGTTAACAAGTGAGTACAAGTAGCAACAATTTCTTCATCAGTTAGCTTATCACCTTGATCTGCAGCTTTAACAAGGTTAGAAATCAAATCTTCACGAGGATTGGCACGTCGATCTGCAATGATGGGAACAAAGTACTCAATAAATTCTTTGCTTGCCTGTTCTGCTCGTTCGTAAACTTCTTCAGGGGGTTTAATGCGGGAAGCGCTAGCATGTTGCAAAGCCAAAGCCCATTTGCGGAACAAATCGCGATCGTTTGGATCTGCTCCCAACATAATAGCAATCACCATAATTGGTAGAGGAAAAGCATAATTCTCAACCAAATCCATTTCTCCACTGTCGTAGACAGCATCAAGCAAGCCATCCGCAATGGAGTAAACAACAGGACGGAGGTTTTCCACCACTTTTGCAGTAAACGCTTTGGTGACCAAGGATTTCAAACGCGTATGATTAGGTGGTTCGCGGAAAACAATCCACTTACTTACCATTGACAGAAATGTATTATACGCTGTCGGTACTGGTGTGGTTTCTGCATCCTCGCGTTGCACAAACTCGCGACCAAACCTGCGATCTTCCATAACTTTCATCACATCATCATAACCGAAGATGTACCAAGCTCCTTCCAGTTGGGGATTAGAGGAAACACCCCAATGAACCGGATCTACCTCTCTGTAGTAACGATAAACTGGATAAGGATTTGAAATAAATTCATGTACAAATGGGTTTAGTCGCTCAACAGTGGTAATAGACATTTTTGACTCCGTTAGTGGTTAGTTGTTAGTGGTTGGTGGTTAATACAATTAGCAATGACTCCCTTCGGTGCTATAAGATTACGGATTTCTTTTCCTCTTTCTTTGCGCTCTTTGCGTCTTTGCGGTTCATTTAAATTAGGTAGTCTTCGGGCGGGAAAGGAGTAGCAATTAACCATTATCCAACGGTACTAATTCAAGTGGGTTTTTTAACGCCGACAGCATTTGCACCATTTGCTCGCGTCCAGAGTTTTGAACCCGCGCCACAGATGGTCTAGATTCCAAACGCCGAACGTAATCCGTTAACTTAGGCAAGTGCTTGTAGCTGTAAACCATACGCAGGTAACTTAAAGTGGGTGCAGCAGCACAGTCTGCAAGGGAAAACTCTTCCCCAGCCAACCAAGTTCTACCAGATAATCGTTCTTCCAGTTGCAAGCACGCTGTCTCTAGTAACCGACGTGCTTTATTTACCTCGCTACTCCCTTGTTCTTCCACCGGACGCTGAGAGTCGGAAAATAACGCATCACGTCCTCGGTTGATATACACATCAACGATCCGTTCGAGCATTCGGACTTCTAAAGCTAGTTTTGGATCTTGTGGGATGAGATAGGGTTTATACTGAAAGTATTGGTCAATATGCTCGATAATGATACAAGCCTCAAACAGTATTTGACCGGATTCGGTTTCTAGCGTGGGAATTTTGCCAAAAGGGTTAATTTTTGTATAGCGCGATCGCTCTTCTTTATCAAAAAGATTCACTTCTATCGGTGTAAAAGCTGCGTCTTTTTCATAGAGAGCGATGAGGACTCGTTGGGAGTAAGATGAAGCTGGGGCATAATAAAGTTTCATAATTAAAAGCAACCTCGGATGCGATCGATAAGAGTACCTGAGTCACTAGGTAAGCGATCGCCTCTCCAAGCAACATGTCC
This genomic interval from Scytonema hofmannii PCC 7110 contains the following:
- a CDS encoding Mpo1-like protein, with amino-acid sequence MNYFHEAKAHFVASHQHPINQFLHHLTNLLAIAAVVFLFYDWRLTIVCLVLTQVFALGGHAVFEKNHPAFVKYPGITILVSLSWSFENWFGLRQLWKYFTQKTA
- a CDS encoding sterol desaturase family protein, which encodes MTELEKLSTSPAFDLGVGIACFVMAFVLASLVEYWIHRLMHVSPRFGERHRDHHRRNEGQGVVWEFRDYIKGSAVVMFLMFFHSWQAGIGWFLGALVYAAFSAYAHQLQHENPTKCFWMKMPVHYVHHKYGMWHHNFGLAVDWWDHIFGTYKRVEWLTAEELNQPERGYLQMRWW
- a CDS encoding Tll0287-like domain-containing protein — its product is MYILRRILLIFNNLTLAKKLTVLLLLIFIEGIALSGIALASVLNYKTQDEISSSAWLLLQTINSVRSYTTNEVVPQLQTRLDNNEFLQQAIPAYSSRKVLEDLQKKNEKFKDFIYKEAMLNPTNIRDKADNLETTIVKKFQKNKNLKNLSGFRSLLGKNFFYIALPISITESSCLRCHSTPDVAPKTMIDVYGDRHGFGWKLNMVNGAQIVSIPASEVLQKARQSLVLVMGIVTLIFASAIYIANFWLKRYVVKPIKQVVRVTESVSIGNFDVEFEKVSNDEIGSLVEAFTRMKLSLVMAIRRYDRYRMVNREPDNK
- a CDS encoding MFS transporter — its product is MKFQQDKSNPIYKDNNLYIIISITLISVMGVMAINPALPAIGEAFKVPNEQIGLVMASFLIPIAIGTPIFGVLADRIGRKKILIPSLLLFALGGILSAFARDFRSLLEWRFLQGVGAASLESLSLTVVADIYSGKMLTAAMAFNASMIGISATVYPLVGGALAQLSWQYPFLLSLLALPIALLALTKLKLPKSQSQRSVEDFNLKAYVRSTWKSINNRSVLALLFAVLSLFILEVGSCFICIPLLAANTLGASGAVIGMLLASMELTLALFASQLGWFAQKFSEVTLIKISFVICALALLIAPLMSNVWLLFIPVLIFGAGFGIGLPSIQTVFARLAPEDNRAGFMAMNVTFQSLGRALGPALVGIAFGFVGIQGALYASAIFAIITFIVLNSFLVRTTQKPEFVRKGEHYIG
- a CDS encoding MFS transporter translates to MSSSTSSTKHRPATNIHQDKNFYIINAITLIAILGGTVFNPALPTISKVFSVSSEQVSLVATLFQFPGAIVTPIFGILADTFGRKQILVPSLLVFALGGTLSGFAQSFRSLLEWRLLQGIGTASLESLQLTIIGDLYRGRQLGTVMAFNAGLIGISSALFPLIGGILAGFSWRYPFIVSLLAIPIALLVLFTLKLPKQQTNAQNFRLKPYLQNTWSSINNRQVLGLMFAVMVQFMLQVGACLTYIPLLAGNELGASEAFNGFLLAAISIAVAVVASQLGRLTQKFSEIKLIKFSFILAAIAFLIIPFVHNVWLLFIPIVLIGAAQGLSFPSTQALLAGLAAQESRAGFMAVNSTVQSWGQTLGPLLGSIVDMILGTRAVFATSAFISLIALVIFNVLLTTKKPSPSLYPDSPTVALSFVNAEQVSLEESFVEVPTVAEKPVARLFHVQSNKVIELPETFSLIRIGKPNKRSFPDIDLSTLPNSDIVSRIHAEIKFEGGEYYIQDMGSSNGTYINRYPLLPGIWYKLKPGLTFSIGRRDAVSFRFQIA
- a CDS encoding cytochrome P450 is translated as MDNINNLPEQHQSIGQQQDKNFSEDKSIEKQSKTCPHLGKEFQPFVNPLLDDPYPFYKRARNEEPIFFSSLLNAYVITRYEDILTVLRDPVRFSSAQSLQSVGEFAPETIEVLRQGFPVVSLIGSDGEQHKRLRAPFVKAFAPEKLVVMEDDLRAIANRLVDDFINDGQVEILSKFAYPLPLEVIFNMYGVPLEKMAEVKHWGSEITALFSTVLTPERQIECAHSYVALQLFMADLVEERRIAPKGDMISEILTSDLSVPEIVLLLCEMILAGHKTTANLIGKALKLLLEQPKLWQSLSDEPSLIPIALEEVLRYDTPAASMIRLTTQEVSLAGVTLPKDTRILVLYGSANHDEKQYPDGDRFNIERFKETAVNHLAFSHGVHHCTGSHLARREGRIALEVLSSRLPNLRLRPNQQPTHIPALLNRGYAQLYVEWDVV
- a CDS encoding VOC family protein encodes the protein MSIIKGLTKAIIYVRDMNTQACFYRDVLNLTVIDPTNVDNYDNVIWVEFATGECSLVLHLDKDKQLGQDRPKLAFSVNDMETAHKMLTERGAKLTEIRSRRPGLKVADGFDPEGNPFSIYYQE
- a CDS encoding cytochrome P450, with the translated sequence MYASANRDETKYSDSDRFEIERFKQAQANHFAFGHGVHHCIGSNLARREARIALEILSSRLPNLRLRPNQKFTHVPTMILRGFTRLEVEWDNRNF
- a CDS encoding cytochrome P450, encoding MSITTVERLNPFVHEFISNPYPVYRYYREVDPVHWGVSSNPQLEGAWYIFGYDDVMKVMEDRRFGREFVQREDAETTPVPTAYNTFLSMVSKWIVFREPPNHTRLKSLVTKAFTAKVVENLRPVVYSIADGLLDAVYDSGEMDLVENYAFPLPIMVIAIMLGADPNDRDLFRKWALALQHASASRIKPPEEVYERAEQASKEFIEYFVPIIADRRANPREDLISNLVKAADQGDKLTDEEIVATCTHLLTAGHETTVNLIAKGTLALLRNPEAYTLLRSHPEFTPAAIEEILRYDTPIQMITRWAYADMELGGKSIKRGDSVGLMLGSANRDPAHFKNPEVFDIQRQDNKHSSFGGGIHYCLGSTLARAEGQIALNVLLNRLPELRLVNETVDWANNIIFHGPNNLPVAFRRSVK
- a CDS encoding glutathione S-transferase family protein, whose translation is MKLYYAPASSYSQRVLIALYEKDAAFTPIEVNLFDKEERSRYTKINPFGKIPTLETESGQILFEACIIIEHIDQYFQYKPYLIPQDPKLALEVRMLERIVDVYINRGRDALFSDSQRPVEEQGSSEVNKARRLLETACLQLEERLSGRTWLAGEEFSLADCAAAPTLSYLRMVYSYKHLPKLTDYVRRLESRPSVARVQNSGREQMVQMLSALKNPLELVPLDNG